Proteins found in one Homalodisca vitripennis isolate AUS2020 chromosome 4, UT_GWSS_2.1, whole genome shotgun sequence genomic segment:
- the LOC124360107 gene encoding ankyrin repeat and SOCS box protein 2-like isoform X1, with amino-acid sequence MAFDYNDAVFTTPLIRAIYNHNVEGVREALDRGFSANLPDNRGWTPLHEAASKDASSECLKELLAHSSAVVNSQTFEGNTPLFLACQNGCLNAVNLLLKQSKCDVNLANIEEVPPLNVACSKGNFKIVQLLVEFGAKVNAQDFNGYTALHEAVLHPTSRRGVREQQDEIRHEICRFLLRHNANPDVLEDEGNFPFHFACQSGLLKTLTLLFTSSKQHHLINFRNKDGRTPLMLAVQSHNISVVQALLSQGANANVADNSNVTPLHLAAHSANFDIFNSLHSVTSNEFILKYCTVDEERDFEVIFNKKRINSLICLAIDTEDLSFLVKVLESNFDPAVLQCPVIHAENLVKKSFTLHTPISFLLESKMYDLGEKTLEFLLALINHGSQLRVVSKISSISYVDPICASLVALNDCPVSTVVRCIRMLLQHGADPDEPHGRMPHAMEQACMRGCAEAVLLLIQYSNVLEPEDVIRWIEQETSTEQQEIVKVLLPLAPYYTPSDRLLPDLVGSPQRKALLAPKVYPLTNYCRTVIRRQVREESKTSLSKFRQNLFDLFLPKDLCMFLSYM; translated from the coding sequence ATGGCTTTTGACTACAATGATGCTGTTTTCACAACACCTCTTATCAGAGCAATTTATAACCACAATGTGGAAGGTGTAAGGGAAGCATTGGACCGGGGGTTTAGCGCAAACTTGCCTGACAATCGAGGATGGACACCTCTCCATGAAGCTGCCAGCAAAGATGCTTCCAGTGAGTGTTTAAAGGAACTATTGGCACACAGTTCTGCTGTTGTAAACTCACAAACATTTGAAGGAAACACTCCACTATTTCTTGCGTGCCAGAATGGCTGTCTGAATGCTGTGAATCTATTGTTAAAACAGTCAAAGTGTGATGTGAACCTTGCCAACATTGAAGAAGTTCCTCCTCTGAATGTGGCTTGTAGTAAAGGAAACTTCAAAATTGTGCAACTTCTTGTGGAATTTGGAGCGAAAGTAAATGCTCAGGATTTCAATGGTTATACAGCTCTTCATGAAGCAGTTCTTCATCCCACCTCTAGAAGGGGAGTTCGAGAGCAACAAGATGAAATAAGACATGAAATTTGTCGTTTTCTTCTGAGGCACAATGCTAATCCTGATGTTTTAGAAGACGAAGGAAACTTTCCTTTCCATTTTGCATGCCAAAGTggtcttttaaaaacattgacCCTGTTATTTACCTCCTCTAAACAACATCATTTGATCAATTTTCGCAACAAGGATGGACGTACTCCTCTAATGTTGGCTGTTCAATCTCATAACATATCAGTTGTTCAAGCGTTATTATCACAAGGGGCAAATGCTAATGTTGCAGATAATTCCAATGTTACACCTCTTCATCTTGCAGCTCACTCAGCaaattttgacatatttaatTCACTACACAGCGTAACcagtaatgaatttattttaaagtactgcACAGTCGATGAGGAGAGAGATTTTGAAGTAATATTCAACAAGAAAAGAATTAATAGTTTGATATGTCTTGCTATTGACACGGAAGATTTATCATTTTTAGTTAAGGTATTGGAATCAAATTTTGATCCAGCTGTTTTACAATGTCCTGTGATTCATGCCGAGAACTTGGTAAAGAAAAGCTTTACATTGCATACACCCATATCGTTTTTGCTTGAAAGCAAGATGTACGATTTAGGTGAAAAGACCCTAGAATTCTTATTAGCATTGATTAATCATGGAAGTCAGTTAAGAGTGGTAAGTAAAATTAGTTCAATCAGCTACGTAGATCCGATATGCGCCAGCTTAGTTGCTTTAAATGATTGTCCTGTGAGCACTGTTGTGAGATGTATAAGGATGTTGTTGCAACATGGAGCTGATCCTGATGAACCTCACGGTAGAATGCCACATGCTATGGAGCAAGCTTGTATGAGAGGTTGTGCTGAGGCAGTACTGCTCTTAATTCAGTATTCCAATGTACTAGAACCAGAAGACGTAATCAGATGGATTGAACAAGAAACTTCTACTGAACaacaagaaattgtaaaagttCTTTTACCACTAGCGCCTTATTATACTCCCTCTGATAGACTCTTACCTGATTTGGTGGGTAGTCCTCAAAGAAAGGCTTTATTAGCACCAAAAGTGTATCCTTTAACCAACTATTGTAGGACTGTTATAAGACGACAAGTTCGTGAAGAATCTAAGACATCCTTGTCTAAATTCAGACAAAACCTCTTTGATTTGTTTCTACCAAAAGACCTGTGTATGTTTCTTAGTTATATGTAA
- the LOC124360108 gene encoding procathepsin L-like, whose translation MKVLCALLALLVVAEGVSFFEVVLEEWNLFKLQHNKTYSTDMEEKFRMKIFMDNKNKIAKHNTRFERGQVSFKLAMNHYGDMLHHEFVSTVNGFRRSKSPVNGIYGAAKPSFFIEPANVELAKSVDWRSKGAVTPVKDQGHCGSCWSFSATGSLEGQHFRKTGKLVSLSEQNLVDCSRKYGNEGCNGGLMDNAFKYIKENRGIDTEQSYPYEAEDDECRYNPSTSGATDNGFVDLPEGNEKKLMSAVATIGPVSVAIDASHESFQFYSQGVYYEPDCSSTELDHGVLVVGYGTEGEDDYWLVKNSWGLTWGDQGYIKMARNKDNNCGIASCASYPLV comes from the exons ATGAAAGTGCTCTGTGCATTATTAGCCCTCCTGGTTGTGGCCGAGGGGGTTTCATTTTTTGAAGTTGTTCTTGAGGAATGGAACTTATTCAAG TTGCAACACAACAAGACATATTCAACTGATATGGAAGAAAAGTTCCGTATGAAGATTTTTATGGACAATAAGAACAAAATTGCCAAACACAATACCCGATTCGAGAGGGGTCAAGTTTCGTTCAAACTGGCTATGAATCACTATGGAGACATG CTCCACCATGAGTTTGTGTCGACTGTGAACGGGTTCAGAAGATCCAAGAGTCCAGTAAATGGCATTTATGGTGCTGCGAAACCATCGTTCTTCATAGAGCCGGCCAACGTGGAACTAGCAAAGTCCGTGGACTGGCGTTCAAAGGGGGCTGTCACACCTGTCAAGGATCAAGGACACTGCGGTTCCTGCTGGTCCTTCAGCGCG ACCGGATCTTTGGAAGGACAACATTTCCGCAAAACTGGAAAACTGGTTTCTCTGAGTGAACAGAACTTGGTTGACTGCTCCAGAAAGTACGGTAATGAAGGCTGCAATGGTGGACTCATGGACAATGCCTTCAAGTATATTAAAGAGAACCGTGGTATCGACACAGAACAGTCTTACCCCTATGAGGCTGAG GATGATGAATGCCGCTACAACCCCTCTACCTCAGGAGCTACAGACAACGGGTTTGTAGACCTGCCGGAGGGCAACGAGAAGAAATTGATGTCAGCTGTTGCCACAATCGGGCCAGTCAGTGTTGCCATCGATGCGAGTCATGAGTCATTCCAGTTTTACAGCCAAG GTGTGTACTACGAACCTGACTGCAGCTCTACGGAGTTGGACCATGGCGTGTTGGTGGTCGGATATGGCACAGAGGGAGAAGATGATTACTGGCTGGTAAAGAACTCGTGGGGATTAACTTGGGGAGACCAGGGCTATATCAAGATGGCTAGGAATAAGGACAACAACTGTGGCATAGCTTCTTGTGCAAGCTACCCTCTTGTATAA